A section of the Saccopteryx leptura isolate mSacLep1 chromosome 6, mSacLep1_pri_phased_curated, whole genome shotgun sequence genome encodes:
- the HNRNPAB gene encoding heterogeneous nuclear ribonucleoprotein A/B isoform X2 — translation MSETGEEQLMETMAATENGHEAAPEGESPPGPGTGTAAGAGGGSAAPPAGNQNGAEGDQINASKNEEDAGKMFVGGLSWDTSKKDLKDYFTKFGEVVDCTIKMDPNTGRSRGFGFILFKDAASVEKVLDQKEHRLDGRVIDPKKAMAMKKDPVKKIFVGGLNPEATEEKIREYFSDFGEIEAVELPMDPKSNKRRGFVFITFKEEEPVKKVLEKKFHTISGSKCEIKVAQPKEVYQQQQYGSGGRGNRNRGNRGSGGGGGSGGQSQSWNQGYGNYWNQGYGYQQGYGPGYGGYDYSPYGYYSYGPGYDYSQGSTNYGKSQRRGGHQNNYKPY, via the exons ATGTCGGAAACGGGTGAGGAGCAGCTCATGGAGACGATGGCCGCTACCGAGAACGGGCACGAGGCCGCCCCTGAAGGCGAGTCGCCTCCCGGTCCCGGCACCGGGACTGCAGCGGGCGCTGGAGGCGGTAGCGCGGCGCCGCCGGCCGGCAACCAGAACGGCGCTGAGGGCGACCAGATCAACGCCAGCAAGAACGAGGAGGACGCGGG aaaaatgtttGTTGGTGGACTGAGCTGGGATACCAGCAAGAAGGACTTAAAGGATTATTTCACCAAATTTGGAGAGGTTGTTGATTGTACAATAAAAATGGATCCCAACACTGGTCGGTCAAGAGGGTTTGGCTTTATTCTCTTCAAAGATGCAGCCAGTGTGGAGAAG GTCCTAGACCAGAAGGAACACAGGCTGGATGGCCGGGTCATTGACCCCAAGAAGGCAATGGCCATGAAGAAGGATccagtaaagaaaatttttgtgGGAGGTCTGAATCCTGAAGCCACTGAGGAGAAAATCAGAGAGTACTTCAGTGATTTTGGGGAG ATTGAGGCCGTTGAGCTTCCGATGGATCCAAAGTCGAACAAAAGACGAGGCTTTGTTTTCATCACCTTTAAAGAAGAGGAACCTGTGAAGAAGGTTCTAGAGAAAAAGTTCCACACTATCAGTGGAAGTAAG TGTGAAATCAAGGTGGCTCAGCCCAAAGAGGTTTATCAACAGCAGCAGTATGGCTCTGGGGGCCGTGGAAACCGCAACCGAGGGAACCGAGGCAGTGGCGGCGGCGGTGGGAGTGGAG GTCAGAGTCAGAGTTGGAATCAGGGCTACGGCAACTACTGGAACCAGGGCTACGGCTACCAGCAGGGCTACGGGCCCGGCTATGGCGGCTACGACTACTCGCCCTATGGCTATTACAGCTACGGCCCCGGCTACGACTACA GTCAGGGTAGCACGAATTACGGGAAGAGCCAGCGACGTGGTGGCCATCAGAATAACTACAAGCCATACTGA
- the HNRNPAB gene encoding heterogeneous nuclear ribonucleoprotein A/B isoform X1, translated as MSETGEEQLMETMAATENGHEAAPEGESPPGPGTGTAAGAGGGSAAPPAGNQNGAEGDQINASKNEEDAGKMFVGGLSWDTSKKDLKDYFTKFGEVVDCTIKMDPNTGRSRGFGFILFKDAASVEKVLDQKEHRLDGRVIDPKKAMAMKKDPVKKIFVGGLNPEATEEKIREYFSDFGEIEAVELPMDPKSNKRRGFVFITFKEEEPVKKVLEKKFHTISGSKCEIKVAQPKEVYQQQQYGSGGRGNRNRGNRGSGGGGGSGGQGSTNYGKSQRRGGHQNNYKPY; from the exons ATGTCGGAAACGGGTGAGGAGCAGCTCATGGAGACGATGGCCGCTACCGAGAACGGGCACGAGGCCGCCCCTGAAGGCGAGTCGCCTCCCGGTCCCGGCACCGGGACTGCAGCGGGCGCTGGAGGCGGTAGCGCGGCGCCGCCGGCCGGCAACCAGAACGGCGCTGAGGGCGACCAGATCAACGCCAGCAAGAACGAGGAGGACGCGGG aaaaatgtttGTTGGTGGACTGAGCTGGGATACCAGCAAGAAGGACTTAAAGGATTATTTCACCAAATTTGGAGAGGTTGTTGATTGTACAATAAAAATGGATCCCAACACTGGTCGGTCAAGAGGGTTTGGCTTTATTCTCTTCAAAGATGCAGCCAGTGTGGAGAAG GTCCTAGACCAGAAGGAACACAGGCTGGATGGCCGGGTCATTGACCCCAAGAAGGCAATGGCCATGAAGAAGGATccagtaaagaaaatttttgtgGGAGGTCTGAATCCTGAAGCCACTGAGGAGAAAATCAGAGAGTACTTCAGTGATTTTGGGGAG ATTGAGGCCGTTGAGCTTCCGATGGATCCAAAGTCGAACAAAAGACGAGGCTTTGTTTTCATCACCTTTAAAGAAGAGGAACCTGTGAAGAAGGTTCTAGAGAAAAAGTTCCACACTATCAGTGGAAGTAAG TGTGAAATCAAGGTGGCTCAGCCCAAAGAGGTTTATCAACAGCAGCAGTATGGCTCTGGGGGCCGTGGAAACCGCAACCGAGGGAACCGAGGCAGTGGCGGCGGCGGTGGGAGTGGAG GTCAGGGTAGCACGAATTACGGGAAGAGCCAGCGACGTGGTGGCCATCAGAATAACTACAAGCCATACTGA